The Leopardus geoffroyi isolate Oge1 chromosome C1, O.geoffroyi_Oge1_pat1.0, whole genome shotgun sequence sequence TCAATCTATTTGTGTCCCCTATGATACATCTCCAAATAAGTTAACAAAGCCAGAAACCACAAaagtttttcctgcttttcattGTGCCTAAAGGCCTATCAACTCACTCTCACTgaatctattcttttattttcattcccattGCCACTATCTATTTTAGGCCTTTAATTTTCAGTTCTACTAATGCAAGATACTCTTCCCTTGTGTCTCACACCAGTCTTGTTATTCTCCAAACTAACATCCTCTATGGTCACTGTGATACAGCTTAACTGCCATGAAAACTACTGATAGGTCAAACTATAAGCTCTTTAGTATGACATATATCTTCTTTCATTACTGAATCTATTAGAGTaatttgatttcttgttttcttatcttctaTGTATACCTTATGTTCTAACAATAGCAAACTATTTAAAGCTTCTTTGTCCAAATATCAACACTTATCCTTTACAAATCTCCTCAGGGACCACCTGAGATATCCCTAACATCTCTTTCTATCACTTCCTATATACCTGGCAAAAATACTCTCCACTGTACCTTGAACATATActgttatgtatttattgtttacaGGTCTATGCCTGGCAGATAGTCTAAAAATGACTGCTAAATGAATAAAGAGCATTTAGTTCTTGGTAACTTGCAGACAGAATGAAGTATCACTTCTTCAAGACCAATTTTGTTAGTTCTGAAGGAATCTGGaggaattatatatttaatgcatgAATTCATTTACCTGCTTTGTAGgacacattcttaaaaaatattactaaaaatagagaaatcacATGAAATGAAAAGCATCAAGCAGGttcacaacaaacaaaaattatcttttccCCAAACTTACCTAAATTaacttgtaatttatttttggtaaCTTCAAATTTTAAATGGGTATATACTCGGAAGGCAGAAGTGAAACAAAATAACTGCCATAATTCACTGAAGAAAGTCAGAAACAGATAAATGATAGCTCACTTTGAAATGCCAACATTTTAAATCCAATttactttcatataattttactgTCTATAGTTCTTTTATGAGCATTTATCAaggaatcttaaaattttttaaagtaaataaacagtgtaacagaaagaaattgatacaaaaaaaccacaacatatacaaaaacaaagaattggaACATATGCCTACTTGGAGTACGGTAGTTCCTGGTTCCACCATGACAGACTGACCGTCGACAAATACTTCAATTAAGTTGCTTGCTGCTGTGGCAGTTGTTCGAACTGACCATCAAAAATATTGAGATGAGAAATAAATTAAGAGTTGAATTTATTATAGCAGAGGATGATGGGTTAACTCTAACCTACAAGTCTaaaatttttcctcattttacactATTCCCCTCTATTTCTCTAGATGCAAACTTTTAGAATACTGAATTAGACAAAAACTTTTCCAAACCTGAATACCAAGGTAGAATATGGCTGCCCACTTGTAATGGTagttaatgtaaaatttttaataccATGGAAAGTATGTTCATGGGAATACTACTTTTCAAAAGCAGGACTGCTTTTTCCATTTTGGGACTGATAGTTCCTACTACTTTTTATTCCATGACAACTTCTATAAACtgtttaaagttatatttttaaaattattcaatttgACTAGggtcatttgtttctattttatttaaaacaaattatgtttAGGGTCTTTTAAGAAACATTCCATAAACCAATGAATTTACAAAGACAGTAAATGCAAAAATAGTACccacaaatgcaaaaaaaaaaaaaaaaaaatactcaccaCATCCTTTATGAGACTTAGAAAGGCCTACTAAGGCCCTTTTTAGAGGTATCCTTAACATATTGctaagaataaaacaaaggagaGTTATATTAtcataggaaataataaaactctaATTACAAACTTTTGGGTAATGGTTCTTAAGTTTAATAGCACTTTACACACATTATTTCACTGAACATTCACAAGTCCTgatattttttcctcaaattctAGAGATGAGAATACTCAGTCTGAGAGAGAGTAACTAACTGACTTGTACAATGTCAAGGAGCTAAGAAGGAACAGCTAGTAATCAAATTTGCGTAAAGGGCAGTTTTGTCGTTTTTAAAGTATAAACAATCAAATGTAAAACACTATTATGtagtaatataaattttaagaataagtGAGCTTATCATTAATACTATGTAAATAAGACCTTCTGCCTTCATTTCGTACCAATACTCATTCTAAcattccatgttctttttttttttaattttttttttaatgtttatttgtgagacaaagagagacagagcatgaacaggggagggtcagagagagagggagacacggaatcccaagcaggctccaggctccgagttgtcagcacagagcctgacgcagggctcgaactcacagaccgtgagatcatgacctgagccaaagtcggacgcccaaccgactaggccacccaggcgcccctaactttccATGTTCTAAGCAGTTATCTACTAAATGTTCCTGAGATTCTGAGCTGGCTCAGAAGTCCAAGCCTTTTAAGTATCTGGAGAGCTATTTTCTGGGCTTGGTACAATTATTTTACAGATTTGCAATTATAGGTCTGTTCTACCCTCATTGGATTAATGAACTTCTTGAATCTTTGTATCTTTGGTGCCTATTTCCAAGGCTGATACACAGTAAGCTCTAAAATAGTggttctcagggtgcctgggtggctcaatcagttgggcaactgactcttggttttggctcaggtcatgacctcatggtttgtgggtttgagacctgcgtggggctctgtgctgacagggtggcgcttgcttgggattctctctccctctctctctgcccctcctctgttcgtgctttctctctcacaaaataaataaactttaaaaaataaataaataaaggggcacctgggtggctcagtcagttgagagtccgactttggctcaggtcacaatctcacggcttgtgagttcgagccctgcgtcaggctctgtgctggctcagagcctggagcctgcttcatagtctgggtctccctctctctctgctcctcccccactcacgctgtctctgtctctcaaaaatgaataaacgttaaaaacaattaaaaataaataaataaataggagcgccttggtggttcagtcagttgagcatctgaggcttgattttgactcaggtcatgatctcaccgtttcaGATCGAGCtgggcatcgggctctgtgctgacacctcagagcctgcttgagattccctctccctctctctctgctcctccccgactcacactctttctctctctctgtctttcaaaataaataaaaattttaaaacaaataaataaaacagtggttctcaaccaggtaCAGTTTTGCTtcccagggaacatttggcatCATCTGTACACACTTGTCACAGCTGGGGGGGGGAAGTTactagcatctagtgggtagaggtcagggtactactaaacatcctacagtaCACAGGACGGTATCCCgtaataaatctttgttgaattaCTGAAAGAAATAGGAATGAATTATATAAATAACACCAATTAAAGACATACGTAAGCAAACAGAATGTTAACCGAACTTTAGAGTTTTCATCCATTCACTTGATCGTAAGGGCTTGGAACTGAACTTTTTGTCTACTCACTTGATCAAATGGGCTAAGCatctaaattataatttttcacttggaacttctaaaaatggaaattatgtgATCAGAATGTAtcaatgtaggggcacctgggtggcacagttgactgacagactcttgatttccgctcaggtcatgacctcatggctcatgagatccagccctgcctggggcactacactgacagcatggagcctgcttgggactctctctcactctccctctccccacacacacacacacaccctctctctcaagataaacttaaaaaaaaaaaaaaagtatcaacatAATGACTTTCAAAAGTAAAGAGAGTAGAAAACAGTATGTATACGTAAGTTTTAAGCATAAAGTTTCACATATCTATCATAGAAGAGGTATaacaagctttctttttttttttttaattttttttttttcaatgtttatttatttttgagacagagagagacagagcatgaacgggggaggggcagagagagagggagacacagaatcggaaacaggctccaggctctgagccatcagcccagagcccgacgcggggctcgaactcacggacggcgagatcgtgacctggctgaagtcggacgcttaaccgactgcgccacccaggcgccccataagcttTCTAATTCAGACTTGTTAATTCATAAAATTCATTAATTCAGAACTTGTGATACTGAATTTGCAGACATGAAGGCTACCACATACCAATGAGTGATTTTTGATAAATCAGAGTTTCTGCTTAATGTACAGATCAGGAAGCAAACAATACTTCTTAGATTATGTGGTATTAGTAGGAGTTCAGTAAATGTCAATTAGAACTAAATTCAACGTAGACAGAAATAGCCACTGAAGATCAGTTTCAAAGTCCTCTTCCTTGGTACTCCCTCTCTGTACCATAGGCACACATTGTGTACATAACTTTATTATTCCACCTACTAAACTGTAGGCTAGTAATTGATTTTAGTACCTACtaaactgtaagctccttgaagagGAATAGTGCAATTTGGTCATTTCCCTTTTCCGAAGACCTAGCCCTTGAAAAAAATaaccatcggggcgcctgggtggcgcagtcggtaagcgtccgacttcagccaggtcacgatctcacggtccgtgagttcgagccccgcgtcgggctctgggctgatggctcagagcctggagcctgtttccgattctgtgtgtcctctgaccctcccccgttcatgctctgtctctctctgtcccaaaaataaataaacgttgaaaaaaaaaaattttaaaaaaaaaaaaaagaaaaaaataaccatcaAATAATCTTATCAAGTTCCAAAATGAGTAAACTCTATCTTATTAAAATCTATTGCTATATAAAGGTAAATCTGAATTTGCTGAATTAAGAGTAGTGACAGAATGAAAATCAATAATCAATATTTCACACAACGTCAACACTTTCTTACTATTATTTTGTCTCCATACAATATAAAAGTATTGCCCACTTTAGCTAGGAAATCAAGCAGAAATAGGTGGTCTTTTGAAAATCCAGCAGGGAATAGTGCATAGCCCCAAGAAAAGACAGTTTCACAAAACTTTAATCtgtactttacatgtatttatctACCGCGTGGGAATGGAGATAATCGCCTCCAAATGGGAAAATGTTAATGACCAATCATTTCTAAAACTAGACTGGACAATTTTAGCATAGGAACAATACAATATATTCCCTACCATATAGCCTGCATCCACgcacttctctctctccaagGTACCACTCTATTGGAAGCCACCATCGTCTTGCCTGAACTATTATAAAAGCCCCCCCAACAGGTCTCCTGCTTTCTACACTGTTCCTACAGCCTCTCCCGTCTTCCCACAGGCTGTGGCCTCGGACTTCAATGCATTCCTTCAGAGCTTTCTGGCCTCTCCTTGTCCTTCAAATTCGGGCTTAAAAGCCATTCTTCAGGGAGACTTTTCTTGATCAGCCTGTCCTAAATTTCCCAACTACTCCCTAGTCCTATCACCCATTTTATTCTTCGTGGACTCGGTTCTAGTTCATAGCAGACGTTCGAGAACTATTTGCTAAATGAATTGTATGTCTAATCTCTGGCCGAAACTTAGCTTCCACTTCCCTGGAATTAAAAAGTGCAGGTGCTCTGACAGCCTTAGAGCAAACACCCTGCCTAACGATGCACACGCGACTCGGTGGAAAGAAGAACATTCCGTAAAGAAACAACTTGAAGTTTATTCAGCAGACACGGTTCACGTTACATTTTCAACGCCCTCTATTCGTTCGCGAGCGGAGCTGGGGCGCGTCCACGGTCTCCCCGTACGCGCGTTAGATCCCAGCAACTTTTAAGCAACGAAGCTGTGTTATCCGCAATGCGACCTGGGGCaaagcttttaaatatttcctacaGTTTCCCCACCAGGGAAAGGGATAAAAAAATGTTCCCCAACGCACTCAAtggacaaaagcaaaaacaacaaaaaacccccgAGGAGTGGATGGTGGCTAAGGCAATAGCGGCCAAACAACGTACTGTACCAAGTACGTGTGAACTCGGTGGGGGCAATGCTCAATCCGCGGGCCTAAGTCAAGTACATAGATCCTCTCCCGGGGGACAAAACGGCCTCGTCTCCACAAAGGGGAATGACCTGCATTTCCCTTCCACAGTGAAGGTCACCCACAAGCCTGTCTCCGGGCCAGCGCTCCCAGGGCTTCCTACTCCTCCACCAGCTTTCTGCTCCGAAAGACCAGAGACCATGGCTAACAGCCCTCACCTGCCGGCTCTCGGGGGTACCGGAGGCGGGGTGGGACGCGGCACCCAGTCAAGGACAAGAGTAGAATGAGTCACCTGGGCCAAAGGAAACAGTCTCGTCAAGAAATCAACTCCTGTGCCAAGAGGCACCTCAGCCTTCTCACCCAAGCACGACCTCACCTTCCCCCTGGAGCCGCCAAAGCCGCTCTGCAGAACTGTCTGCACCGCACCAACCCCCTCAGAGAGACCGGCTTGCTTATTCAATATGGCGGCCTCGGCTAACCTCGCCCGCCGGGCCCGGAGAACGGGAAGCCAGGAGGGACTAGAAGCCCCAGATTCGACAATTTCCCCGCTCAGGTTGAGTTCGGCAATTTCCGTCAGCTGGCCAGGGGGCGGGGCAAAGGACCAGTCGGTTGGAAGGGGCgggagcgggggcggggtgggggtggtagaGCTTGGAACCGCAGTTCCGCCGGAAGTAGTCCGGCTCCTGAGGCCGGGCGTTTTCGGTCATTTCCGGCACTTCAAGGGGCGGTTCCTGTAGTGTTCCGGGGCCGCGCGGTACTTATTTAAGAAACACCCTTTTGTATCAGTTTATTTCTAAACACAAAGGCCTGCGAATAACACGTGGGCCGTTCAATTCAGAGCCACCCAGTTTTACATGGAGGATGAGGAGATTAACGTACTTTGACCTTTAACCTTCGGCCCCGTGCGCAGGAGGGAAACGCCTACGTCTCTATATAAGGCCTTTTCCGGCCTTCGGCGGCCCCTTTTAGCGCTAGGCGTTCGCTCCCCGCGCTCGCGTTCTCCCCCCCCCTGCTGCCCCGTTCCGCGATCCGCTGGCGCCATGGGTTTTGGAGACCTGAAAACCCCCGCCGGCCTCCAAGTGCTCAACGACTACCTGGCGGACAAGAGCTACATCGAGGGGTGAGGACGGGCTTCGGGCTGGGGCCGGGCTCCTGCGGTCGGGCCACGTGGCGCGGCCTCTGCCGCCGCTGGGGGAAAGGCAGCGGGCCTGCGAGGGGTGAGGGATTAAACGTGTGCTTTCTTTCCGTTGACGGGATTCAGCCGGGTTTTCCCGCGGATTTACTCGGTTAGCGAGTGTAAGCCTGTAGGTCTGGGTTAGAGGTTACAATCTTTGAGGTCCACCAAGTAGCAGGGATTTCTCGGGATAGCGCGGAGGGCCAAACACGTGGTCCCTGATCTCAGGGAGTTTACTGAAAAACCGGGCAGCTTAGGTTGCCAGGTAGCAAATGGGCCAGTTCCCAGGAACAACTTAGACAGGGGTGGCGTTTGTCATTTATTTGCTGgcgttggtgttttttttttttttttttttttttttttcttttaaaggcgAGTGTAATTATTTTTGTGTCCGCGGCAGGTATGTGCCATCACAAGCAGACGTGGCGGTATTTGAAGCAGTCTCCGGCCCCCCACCTGCCGACTTGTATCATGCCCTACGTTGGTATAATCACATCAAGTCGTACGAAAAGGAAAAGGCCAGGTAAGATTATCCTGGTATTTGTCTGAAGAGCAGGATGCTTTCTAAGCTTAAACCCAAGATTTAACACCTGACCAAATGGGACCCAGGCTACTTTAGTTTTGTTGGGATATTGTGAGCTAAGTATCTTTGTGACTTGAGAAGGCCAAGAGACTGAAGTCCTCCGTTTTTTCACAGAACAGGTAGAACATGGACAACAGCAGTTCAACTTTTCCCCACACTGCCCAGACAATGTGCCTCGACCCTGACCTGGGGGGCCCACCTCTGGGGTGAGAGGGTGGCTCATTCATTCGGTACTTGGCCATTCTTCTGAAACTGCCAACAAGGGTGGAAGTTTGGGGAAGTGGACTCCAGTTCACTAAGAATGGAACTGAGCATACTTAATGAAATCTCAAACTGAAATATTCATACTGAGAGTAAATCCTAGTGAGTATTGAATGTAATAATGTCTCACATGCTATTAATGTTTGTTGGGTGAGGAGGTAAAGATGCAAAAGTATTTATCTGGGAGTGGTTAGGGGTAAATTCGTAGTACAAAAGGGTTCTATTGATAAATAGGGATGGAAACAAGTTCTGGTGTATGGTCTGAAAAAGAACATCGTACCCACCTCATCGTGattgaacttaaaattttttttcaagcctTCCAGGAGTGAAGAAAGCTTTGGGCAAGTATGGCCCTGCTAATGTGGAAGACACCACAGGAAGTGGAGCAACAGATAGTAAAGACGACGATGATATTGATCTCTTCGGTTCTGATGATGAGGAGGTATGACATACATGAATACAGTATGTTGAGCTTAGTTGTAGGCTCTGGTGAAAttgcctggatttgaattctggtttCACCACTTTGTGACCTACCTGACTTAAAAATGATGAGTAAAACCAAATCACCATCTTTCGGCTGAGCTCGTGATGGATTTGCTTTTTTCTGATGAGACTGGTCTTTGTGGTGATGGTCCACTAGCTTTTGAGCTGAGGAACAACTAGCTTTgtgaaatgaatttaatttttcttcataggaAAGTGAAGAAGCAAAGCGGCTAAGAGAGGAACGCCTTGCACAATATGAGTCAAAGAAAGCCAAAAGTAGGTCATTTTATTATCTGTGCtgctttaattttataataatgtgaGTAATTTCATTTGAAGCTGGCTCGCCAAAGtaatttcctcctttgttgaagaggTCAGTATTTTAAAACCCGTGTAGGTGGCTCTTCATAAAACTTCCACAGCTACTGGTCTGCAGCCGCTCTTACGGTAGCAGTTGTGGCATTCCTCTGTGGGAAAGAAACTGTCACACAATTAAATACCTCTTTCTTAGCACGACAGAAAGTGGGCATGTGAGTGACAAACAGATGACTTCTGTGGTTTTGTTGGGCTGAGGAGATGACCCACCGGAAAACAGATGAcgattttaaaaatgtcttcgaCTAAAATGAAGAAAACGTAATTGAGTGTCTGAGTAATGCTGTTGGTGCTCTTTTTAGAACCTGCGCTTGTTGCCAAGTCTTCCATCTTACTAGATGTGAAACCTTGGGACGATGAGACAGATATGGCAAAACTAGAGGAGTGCGTCCGAAGCATTCAAGCAGACGGCTTGGTTTGGGGCTCTTGTGAGTTCAGTCTTTACTTTCTGAAAAGAGCATCTGGAGTTTGCATAATTACCACCTTTGTCAAAGAACAGGCCTtttctaaggtttttttcttGATGCTCTTTCAGCTAAACTAGTTCCAGTGGGGTATGGAATCAAAAAACTTCAAATACAGTGTGTAGTGGAAGATGATAAAGTTGGAACAGATATGCTGGAGGAGCGGATCACTGCTTTTGAGGACTATGTGCAGTCCATGGACGTGGCTGCTTTTAATAAGATCTAATGTTCATTGTAGATAATTGCccttaaataaaagcttgaagaCAACTGTTGACTCTGACTCTTCCATGGggtggtttttatatttttcccattttgaggGAAGAAACTCAATGGATGtgtaattcaaaaatataaatttgggtCAGCATTGTTAGATATTTAGCCCAAATTAGTAGAAATGGACTCGATCGTAGTATAGTTTCTGGACCCAATGCACAAGGGTACCACTTTGACCACAATATTGCAAGTTTCCTATTTGCcttgttttcaaaagaaactatAAACTTCACTTGTGGAAATTTTGGAGTAAGAAATTtgacgaggggtgcctgggtggcttagttggtagagcgcccaactcttgatttcagctcaggttgtgatcccagggtagtgggttGGAGCTCTATGTTGGACTCTGccctgagcatgaagcctgcttgagattctctgtctgggtggctcagttggttaagtgtcttcagttcgactcaggtcgtgatctcatggttactgAGCCCCAatagggctctctgctctcagcatagagcctgctttgaatcctctgtctacctctctctctctctctctgcaccccccaccccatgctctctcaaaaataaacgtttaaaaaagattttctgtccctttgccctgcttgtgcatgtgtgcaggcacttcctaaaattaaaaaaaaaaaaagataaattttttacTAGATTTTTAGCCCTGCAGGTTTATAATGGTTCAGACCTTGGGTACTTTTGCAGGGAGTTAACCAAGTTAATACCCAGGCTGGTTTTCCTCAGTGGGGATATTGGGGGTATTTTAATGTTTGCTGGAATACTTAATGAAAcactggagaaaaggaaattaagtgtTGAGATGGACCAATGACTTCAATTGCAGATGaagtatagtaaaaccttggtttgcgagcataatttatTCTGGAAACGTGTTTacaatccaaagcacttgtatgtcAAAGGAAATTTCCCTTTAATAAATattggaaactcagatgatttgttccacaactgAAAAACATTCATGTAAAAATGGTTACAGTACTGTaatttaacacaaaataataaaatacaaaatataaagaaaaattaacttgcGTGTACCTTTGAAAGAAAACcctcatggctggtgtgagggaggtgagagaggagggttattgtgtaggatgactttcaccaTCACTAATgaatgttgactacagtacagtttattttgaaagaaggatcagagcgagaatcccaagcaggctcccccctgtaagcacggagcccagtggggctcgaactcaaaaactgagatcatgagctgagctgaaacccaagagtcaAAAGACgattaacccaccaagccacccagacaccacaaCTACAGTACAATGTTGAGAGACTCTTGTCATACATGTATTTAACGTAACtgacaataaggcagcagagggtctctatctgcaggcagcctgacctagaatgaagcaaggcattcctaagcttactcttgtatggacaAGCAAAGGACTGCCCAGAGGTagaggtgctttgaagtgacaaaaaaataacaCTAGTGCCAGACACACTTCCAatgaaaaatcattgatttctgccaaacaccgtaGCCTGAGAGCAAGCATCTGAGcgtgggagacaatcacccacggTCCACAGCGAGAAAGAGAACCATTGGTTTAGTTGTGACTTGACGTTTGGCACCATATACCACTTGTATTGCAAGACcttgctcgtttatcaagttaaaattgagaaatgtttgctcatcttgcagaacaagttactcgcagtacaaggttttactgtaatttgtTGTCACCTAAGGATCTTCACGTCGGGGGTTACTTGAGACTGAAACTTCACACAATTAACAAATTCCACTTGAAAGCAGTACGATAGGAGATGGGGTGTGCAGTGTTACTAAAGGGACACCTGGCCCCGAGGAGGGAAATCAGCTCCAGGGAAAGATTCCCAAATTTGTCACAAATTACAACAACCATTCGTCAGGCAGATGCTGCAAGTTGAAAACAATGCCTCATTGACTGTTAAGGGAGAGCTTGTTTTAAGGGTTTTGGGTAGTGTGGTTTTTGAGTAGCAGTGTCTTGGGAAGGGTGTTTACAGGTAATTGATTCCCAGGCTGTGGTTCATAAGCCTGGCTTGGGTGTGCAGGTGGGGACTGAGTGG is a genomic window containing:
- the EEF1B2 gene encoding elongation factor 1-beta, which gives rise to MGFGDLKTPAGLQVLNDYLADKSYIEGYVPSQADVAVFEAVSGPPPADLYHALRWYNHIKSYEKEKASLPGVKKALGKYGPANVEDTTGSGATDSKDDDDIDLFGSDDEEESEEAKRLREERLAQYESKKAKKPALVAKSSILLDVKPWDDETDMAKLEECVRSIQADGLVWGSSKLVPVGYGIKKLQIQCVVEDDKVGTDMLEERITAFEDYVQSMDVAAFNKI